GGCGTGGGCGGCGCGGGCATGCGGGGCGATTTCGCCGGCATGGCTGTGGGCATGGAAATGCACCGTGCCGTCGCCGTGGCCATGCCGGTGAAAATGCACGCGGTCGCGCCACAGCCGCCACAACACGTGGCCGCCGAGGCCTACCAGCATGATGCCGACGGCGGTCTCGATCGGCCGGGCCAGGCTCTCGGGGATGGCGTGGCCGAGCAGCAGCGCGGCACCGGCAAAGCTGAACAGGGTCAGGGTATGCCCGAGCCCCCAGGTCAGGCCGTGCCTGACGATGTCCCCGACCTGGCTGCGGCGCGCGGCGATGCTGGATACGGCGGCGATATGATCCGCCTCGAGCGCATGCTGCATGCCGAGTAAAAAGCCCAGCCCCAGAATTCCGAACATGCGCCCCCTGCTCTCTGCCGATACATCAAATACCAAGTCGAAGCCGTTGTCAGGTCAAACACTTCATCTCACCGCGCAGACCGCCGGCCAGGGTCGCAATCCGCTCTGCCGAAGCGGGAACTTCACACCGGTTTGAAGATCGCACAATCCTTGAAGGCGGAACATGCGTGCTCGCCCCCGGTTGCCCCGGCTGTACCTCTCTGGGAGAACCCACATGACAAGATTCGGAATTTTGGGCGCCGCCGCGCTGGTCGCATCCGCGCTCGCAAGCCCCGCGATGGCGCAGGAAGTCGTCTCCAATCCCGGCTATTGCGCGCAGTTCTATCCAAACGCCAATTGCCAGAACAAGGGACCGGGCAATCCCGTTACCCGCGGCTACTACCAGCGTCAGGTCTACCGGGATCAGGACTGGCAGGATCAGGGCTACCGGCAAGACCGCCGCTGGCGCGACAGCTACAACCGTTATGACAACGACCGCGCCTTCTGGCCGGGCGCCGTCGCAGCCGGCGTGGTCGGCGGAGCCGTCGGCACCGCAGCCGCCATTGCCACCGCCCCGATCGGCGGCGATGAATATGCCCGCCGCAACGGCTTTGTCTGCACCCCCGGCACCTGGTTCCGCGGCGAGGACGGGCGGCAACATCTCTGCCAGTAGGGCAATTGCTCAGTGATGCGGAAAAGGCGGTCGAAAGGCCGCCTTTTTCATGCGCGTACGCTGCCGAAGCAGGTTGTTGGGTTCTGGCCCTTTCCGGACAAGTCTGGTATTCGAGCCGCCGAAGACTGGTCAAACCTAGCCCGGCAACTTTGGGCACTCCGACCACTCCATTCGCCGGTTTAGCTCAGCGGTAGAGCAGCGGTTTTGTAAACCGAAGGTCGGGAGTTCAATCCTCTCAACCGGCACCAATCTAATCAAACACTTGGTCGAATTCGTAGCCCCGTGATGGAGCCCCGGCGATGGGGAGGCCTGCCCGGGGCGACGGGGGGATAAATCCCGCACCCGAACTTGCCAGCGGAAGCTGCCCCAGGGAATCGATCGCTTCTTCGGCTTTCCAAGTCTGCCGCGACGGGAGCAATCGAGCACGGGCGTGTGAATCGGCGTCGCAAATTTGAGCCCCGATTGACGCTTTATTCCTTGATCAGCGAGATATTCTGACGCGCGGCAGACAAAAATGCGTTGGTCCCGCTAGATAGCTCGCGGTCGATCTTCCACACGCACCATGTTTCAGAAACACCTTTGGCTTTCGTTAGCGGAAGAAACACAACACCTGCAACATCGGATGACTTGAGCGCACGTGGAACCAGGGCAACACCGAGCCCATGTGCAACCGATGCGATGACGCTCATCCAGTGCCGAACTTCATGATTGCCGGTTGGTTCGATGCCTGCAGACCTGCACAGGTCCATAATGATCGCAAAGCATTCCGGCGATGCTGATCGTCCGAACATCACAAATTCCTCGCCGGCAAGATCTTCCAGTTTGACCGTGCGCCCCTTCGCGCAGGTATGGCCCTCCGGAAGGCAGGCATAGAATGGTTCCGACCAGTAGCGAAATCCGTCGAGGCCGCTTGGTAGTTCGTGTCCGTTGATGAAGCCGAAATCGAT
The Bradyrhizobium sp. KBS0727 genome window above contains:
- a CDS encoding LysR family transcriptional regulator, which produces MDLRQLRYFSVLAEERHFRRAAQRLSLSQPPLSLAIRQLERSLGTKLFHRNSRNVELTAAGLALQREANHLLRRLDEARDLVMAVDQGHGGVLRIGFGGSTIYRALPRLIRQFKMAQPSIEVRLQELNSVEQVLALKREDIDFGFINGHELPSGLDGFRYWSEPFYACLPEGHTCAKGRTVKLEDLAGEEFVMFGRSASPECFAIIMDLCRSAGIEPTGNHEVRHWMSVIASVAHGLGVALVPRALKSSDVAGVVFLPLTKAKGVSETWCVWKIDRELSSGTNAFLSAARQNISLIKE
- a CDS encoding urease accessory protein: MFGILGLGFLLGMQHALEADHIAAVSSIAARRSQVGDIVRHGLTWGLGHTLTLFSFAGAALLLGHAIPESLARPIETAVGIMLVGLGGHVLWRLWRDRVHFHRHGHGDGTVHFHAHSHAGEIAPHARAAHAHEHGFRWRTLLVGLMHGMAGSAALLVLTVSQASSPAVGLGYVALFGIGSMIGMGALSTLIAVPLAVTARWLTFANHGLQAAVGAATIAIGIRTIVETALA